From Musa acuminata AAA Group cultivar baxijiao chromosome BXJ3-8, Cavendish_Baxijiao_AAA, whole genome shotgun sequence, one genomic window encodes:
- the LOC135644172 gene encoding pentatricopeptide repeat-containing protein At2g33760-like, translating into MGAPLDIPSYAALLDATSASRDLATLRRAHGRLLVGGLAHHRFLRSKLCAAYARCSRLPEARHLILLCPRPSAFLLNSLLRADAPRSALLLFHRMLSSRSPPPDSRSFASALHHAAALSSLRVGRLLHAAAFASGLLLDPDPLVPNSLVAMYSKCGDLASARRVFDRMSRRSVASWTAMIAACGAHGQAPDAVALLGGMVADVGEAGLDGAAMTAVLAACARGDAAEAEVGRRVFEMMREGRFGGVRPGLEHYTCMVDMLGRAGRVEEAEALIGEMDGEPDDALWAALLGACRAHGRLDVAERVADLVYGHTV; encoded by the coding sequence ATGGGAGCCCCTCTCGACATCCCCTCCTACGCCGCCCTGCTCGACGCCACCTCCGCCTCCCGCGACCTCGCCACCCTCCGCCGAGCCCACGGGCGTCTCCTCGTCGGAGGTCTCGCTCACCATCGCTTCCTTCGTTCCAAACTTTGTGCCGCTTACGCACGCTGCTCCCGCCTTCCCGAGGCACGCCACCTCATCCTCCTCTGCCCCCGCCCCTCCGCCTTCCTCCTCAACTCCCTCCTCCGCGCGGACGCCCCCCGCtccgccctcctcctcttccaccgGATGCTTTCCAGCCGCTCCCCGCCCCCGGACTCTCGCTCCTTCGCCTCCGCCCTCCACCACGCCGCCGCCCTTTCCTCTCTCCGCGTCGGTCGCCTCCTCCACGCCGCCGCCTTCGCCTCCGGTCTCCTCCTCGACCCGGACCCCCTCGTCCCCAACTCCTTGGTCGCCATGTACTCCAAGTGCGGCGACCTCGCCTCTGCCCGCCGCGTGTTCGACCGCATGTCCCGCAGGAGCGTCGCCTCGTGGACGGCCATGATCGCTGCGTGCGGGGCCCACGGACAGGCGCCGGATGCCGTGGCACTGTTGGGGGGTATGGTGGCCGATGTGGGGGAGGCCGGGTTGGACGGGGCGGCAATGACAGCGGTCCTGGCGGCGTGCGCGAGGGGAGACGCCGCGGAGGCGGAGGTGGGACGGCGGGTGTTCGAGATGATGAGGGAAGGTCGCTTCGGTGGGGTGCGGCCGGGGTTGGAGCACTACACGTGCATGGTGGACATGCTGGGGCGTGCGGGGCGGGTGGAGGAGGCGGAGGCGCTGATCGGGGAGATGGACGGGGAGCCCGACGACGCGCTGTGGGCAGCGCTCCTCGGCGCGTGCCGGGCGCATGGCCGGCTCGACGTGGCCGAGAGAGTGGCCGACCTGGTCTACGGGCACACCGTCTGA